The genomic segment GATAAATTGACATATCATCAACAAATTCTTTAACATCTTTTACCGGAAAATTACTTCCTGATTGGCTGATAATAAGTCGCATTGCATCATGCGGTAGAAATTTACTTCGATATGGTTTATCCATAGTTAGCGAATCATACAAATTGACTAAAGATACTAATCTAACTGATGGATGAATCTTATCTTTTGATAAACTCTGGGGATAGCCACTTCCATCCCATCGTTCATGGTGTTGATAGGCAATTAACTTTGTTATTTGCGATAATCTCCTATTTTCATTTAAAATCTCATATCCATAAATAGGGTGTTTTCTTACCTCTTCGTATTCCTTAATCATTAATTTATCGGGTTTGAGTAATATTTCTTCCGCGAGCCTTGTTTTACCAATATCATGAAGCATAGCACCTAAAGCTATTTCTTCGATTTCTGATTTCTTGATTTCTCGTTTTACACAAAGCAAAATAGTCAAGGCACAGACATTAGTTGAATGGGCAAAGGTATATTCATCATGAGTCTTGATTTTTGCCAGATTGACTATTGCCTCTGGGTTAGAAACAATCTCTTCCACCATTTGGGTGATAGCATTTTTTAATGGCTCTTCCTCAATCGCCTTGCCTATTTTTACATTACTCATAATATACTTGACGGCTTTTAATACCTCTTTTTGTGTCTGGTCAGAGATGGTTTGTGGTATTTCTTCAATTAATTTTTTTATTTTTTTAGCCTTTGGGCTATCTTGTGTCTTTAGAGTTAGAGGTCCTTTGTAGATAATAATGCCTTTTTTATGCATAATTTCTGCCCCCCTGATTCTGATGATTAGTAATCTTCCTTAAAAATCGGGGTTCGGGAATTCGTAACCGTTCACCGCAGAGACACAGAGACGCAGAGAAGAAAATTAAAATCTATTCACCAGAGACAGAAATTTCCTTTTTTGTGCATTTCGGGTCTTTCGTTGTTTATTAATTTTTTAAGCCTTTTTAAACACCGAAAAACGCGAAAAACACGAAAAAAAAAGATATTTTCCTCTCTGTTCCTCTGCGTCTCTGCGGTAAAGGACTACCTGAACGGTTACTTTATTCCCGAACTCCCAATCCCGAATTCCTTACTTAATACTATACCAGAAGATATGGAAAAAGGCAAGAGAAAATTATTGACAGTGGAAACAATTTGTGGTATAATAATAGTTGTTTAGGTAGTATGACGAATTACCACCTACGAGTTTTTTAAAGAGGAGGAAATTGTTTTATGCCAGAATTACGCAAAGACCCGGTCACTAATCGGTGGGTAATTATTGCTACCGAGCGAGCTAAAAGGCCAACAGATTTTGTTAAAATAAGTAGTGAGGTAAAACAATCTTCTAACTGCCCTTTTTGTGAAGGGAATGAATCAAAAACCCCACCTGAAATTCTTGCTTATCGACAATCGGGGACCCAGCCTAATACACCAGGTTGGTGGATACGCGTCGTGTCAAATAAATACCCGGCTTTACAAGTAGAGAGCCCATTAGAAAAGAAGGGGATAAGTATGTTTGATATAGTCAGTGGAACGGGTGCTCATGAAGTAATTATAGAAACGCCAAAACATGAAACAGACATTAGTTCTATTGAAATCAGACAGGTAGAAGAAACACTCTGGGCATATCGGGATAGGTCAATTGACTTGAATCGTGACCCGAGATTTGAATACATACTTATCTTCAAAAATCATGGGCTAAAAGCCGGCGCCTCTTTAGAACATCCTCATTCTCAACTTATTGCTACCCCTATTATACCTTCAGCTATCCGCGAAGAGATGGATGGAGCCGGACAATATTTTAAATATAAAGATAGATGTGTATTTTGTGATATTATTCGTGAGGAACAAAAATTTGGGGAACGAATTATTATGGAAAATAATGATTTTATTGCTATTGCACCTTTTGCCTCACGATTTCCATTTGAGTGCTGGATTTTGCCCAGGGTTCATGACCCGACATTTCCTGATATTACCAGACATGAGGTAATGGCATTAGCTGAAGTTTTAGGTGGCATCCTTAAGAAGATAGGGTCGGTACTCAATAATCCACCATTTAATTACATGCTTCATACCGCACCTTGCAAAATGGATTCTTCCCAACTTAAACATTTCCACTGGCATATTGAGTTAATACCAAGATTAACGGATATTGCCGGTTTTGAATGGGGGTCGGGATTTTTTATTAATCCTACACCACCGGAAGAGGCATCAAGGTATTTGAGAGAAGAAATGTAACTATTATTTATTCAATCAGCTAAGTCAGACTTGTCCGATTACCTATGAATGGACACGAATTATAAAAATAATTGTTGCCTAAGGAGGTGATTGATGGTATAATTTGAAGAAAGAAGGTGCTGACATCTGAAAATGAGGAGGTATTTTAAATGGCTGTAGCATTACCATTAGAGGCTTATGAGACATTTGAAAAGAGGTTTGGGAAAGAGGATGCAAAGAGGATAATAAGGGTATTAGAGGGTGGCATATCAAAGGAGGTAGAAGATAAGTGGAGAACAACAAAGGATGAGATACTTGAGGCAATAAGAAAAGAATTTATAACAAGGGATGTATTTGAGGAAAGAATAAATGCTCTTAGAACAGAATTACTTGGCAAAATGGAGAAGGATAAGATAGAGTTAGAAGGAGATATTAAAAGATTGGATATGAAGATGAATTTCCTGATCATCCTTATGTTTCTTGCTCTAACAATTATGAACCCCGTTGTTGCTGAGCTTATAAAGGGGTTAATAAAATAAGGAGGTAAATTATTATGTTAAAAAAATGGTTAAGTATTTTAGTAGTAATGAGCATCTTTTGTCTTAGCTATGTCAAAGAAGGTTGGACAGCGGCTTTTGAAGGACCGGGGGTATGCGTGCGACCATTAACTATGGGTGGGGCTTTTATTGGTTTAGCCGATGATTGGTCTGCGGTTATCTGGAATCCTGCTGGATTAACACAACTTGAAGGAAAAGGATTTGGGTTTAGCCTGGATTATGTCCCGGCAGAGGCAAGTGACAGTAATTCAGTAGCAAATAGACCTCTGAATCAAATAAATATGGACCAGCAAGATGTTTTCTTTCAATTAGGTGGTGAACCAACCGAATTTAACAAAAAAGATGTAAAATCCACTACCTATTTACCTACTTTAGCAGGTTATACATCCTTTAGAGGATTTATTTTAAGCGGAGCAATCTATGTTCCTATGGGATATTCCTCTGACTGGGAAGATAGCAAAGAGGTAGTGCAAAAAGCTACTTATGAGATATCTAGTTTTGAAATAATCTATAATCTCAATGTAGCTAAGCAAGTAACGGATAAGCTCTCTATCGGTGCAGGTATTAACCTCCTTGATTGGACTTTGGAAAAAAAGGCAGAGAAAAAGGTAGCAGGGTATACTCAAAATTTAGATTTAGATGGCGATGGTCAGGATTTTGAAGGGATAATCAGCTTATTTTGCAAGTGCCGGCCTGATTTAAACCTTGGGTTTGTCTATCACACGGGCAGTAAGATTGATGTAAAAGGAGATGCAAAAACACAATATCCTTTTCCTACAGGAACAATTACACCACCGTGGATAATGATGTACGAAAAATCAAATTTCACGCTTAAACAACAGGTGCCAGCGACATACATTCTGGGGATAGCTTATAAGCCACAAGCAAAGCTGGTCATTACCGCAGATTGGCATCGCACAGACTGGAGTAAGCAGAAGAAAGAGATGAGTTTTAACCAAGACGGATTATTCCTTAAGGATACAGTTCAATCCGTAGATTGGAAGGATACAAACAAAATTCGACTTGGGGCAGAATATACACTTAACGAATTATGGAAACTAAGGGCAGGTTTCTTTACCGACCCATCCCCAATGCCAGACAAAGCAGTCAGTCTAACCAATCTTATTGACATAGATAGAGTATTCTATACCTTGGGTGCAGGTTGTAAGTATAATAATTGGCAGGTTGATATGGGAATTATGCATAACAAACAAGACCAAACTATAGAAGGCGTAACCTACGAGAAAAAATGCACCTCTATTCATATCGCCACAAGTCGCCAACTTTGATTTTTAGTCAACCTCTTGAAACTTTAAATAGAGAATAAATAAGTATGTACTACGAAGATGTATTCAAGGAATTAAACAGAGAGAAGGTAAGATATTTAATTGTAGGTGGTGTAGCGGTTGTTTTACATGGTGTTGTGAGATTAACCGTTGATTTAGATATTTTTGTTGACTTCTCAAAGGAAAATATAGAAAAATTTGCCTTATGTATGAAAAATTTAGGTTATAGACCTAAATTGCCTGTGAAAATAGAAGAGTTACAGGATGTAAAGAAAAGAAAGATATGGATAGAAGAAAAAGAGGCGAAGGTTTTTTCCCTTTTTCATTTGACCAAACATGAGGAACATCTCGATATTTTCATATATGAGCCTATCCCTTTTGAAGATGCTTATCAAAAGAGAAAAATTGTAGTGGCAAAAGGTATGGAAATACCTGTTGTATCTATTGATGATTTAATCAAGATGAAGGAGATAGCAGGCAGAGAGCAAGATTGGGCAGATATC from the bacterium genome contains:
- a CDS encoding HD-GYP domain-containing protein, whose product is MHKKGIIIYKGPLTLKTQDSPKAKKIKKLIEEIPQTISDQTQKEVLKAVKYIMSNVKIGKAIEEEPLKNAITQMVEEIVSNPEAIVNLAKIKTHDEYTFAHSTNVCALTILLCVKREIKKSEIEEIALGAMLHDIGKTRLAEEILLKPDKLMIKEYEEVRKHPIYGYEILNENRRLSQITKLIAYQHHERWDGSGYPQSLSKDKIHPSVRLVSLVNLYDSLTMDKPYRSKFLPHDAMRLIISQSGSNFPVKDVKEFVDDMSIYPAGSFVRLNTGEIGVVTKINRHAVIRPWVKILLNEKREILYKPFEINLFKDEQRFIVNCVGEEVLFE
- the galT gene encoding galactose-1-phosphate uridylyltransferase, which encodes MPELRKDPVTNRWVIIATERAKRPTDFVKISSEVKQSSNCPFCEGNESKTPPEILAYRQSGTQPNTPGWWIRVVSNKYPALQVESPLEKKGISMFDIVSGTGAHEVIIETPKHETDISSIEIRQVEETLWAYRDRSIDLNRDPRFEYILIFKNHGLKAGASLEHPHSQLIATPIIPSAIREEMDGAGQYFKYKDRCVFCDIIREEQKFGERIIMENNDFIAIAPFASRFPFECWILPRVHDPTFPDITRHEVMALAEVLGGILKKIGSVLNNPPFNYMLHTAPCKMDSSQLKHFHWHIELIPRLTDIAGFEWGSGFFINPTPPEEASRYLREEM
- a CDS encoding outer membrane protein transport protein: MLKKWLSILVVMSIFCLSYVKEGWTAAFEGPGVCVRPLTMGGAFIGLADDWSAVIWNPAGLTQLEGKGFGFSLDYVPAEASDSNSVANRPLNQINMDQQDVFFQLGGEPTEFNKKDVKSTTYLPTLAGYTSFRGFILSGAIYVPMGYSSDWEDSKEVVQKATYEISSFEIIYNLNVAKQVTDKLSIGAGINLLDWTLEKKAEKKVAGYTQNLDLDGDGQDFEGIISLFCKCRPDLNLGFVYHTGSKIDVKGDAKTQYPFPTGTITPPWIMMYEKSNFTLKQQVPATYILGIAYKPQAKLVITADWHRTDWSKQKKEMSFNQDGLFLKDTVQSVDWKDTNKIRLGAEYTLNELWKLRAGFFTDPSPMPDKAVSLTNLIDIDRVFYTLGAGCKYNNWQVDMGIMHNKQDQTIEGVTYEKKCTSIHIATSRQL
- a CDS encoding DUF6036 family nucleotidyltransferase, whose amino-acid sequence is MYYEDVFKELNREKVRYLIVGGVAVVLHGVVRLTVDLDIFVDFSKENIEKFALCMKNLGYRPKLPVKIEELQDVKKRKIWIEEKEAKVFSLFHLTKHEEHLDIFIYEPIPFEDAYQKRKIVVAKGMEIPVVSIDDLIKMKEIAGREQDWADISALKDLKELVKNEEERI